A stretch of the Sulfurimonas sp. HSL3-1 genome encodes the following:
- a CDS encoding alpha/beta hydrolase, whose product MTVVLTVLGTILLLWGILFLVWPRLVFAPVYYPNRDAFHLHPERFHGLERVRGGNVVLEGVVYEPESPRCTVFYFGGKEQDSVALVGKLSERFPAWRIIAFNYRGYGRSGGRPGERLLLEDAVALVAYARERFGPLMLMGYSLGSSVAAYAASRTSVTQLILVAPFYDVPSLARLRIPYLPAWMMRCRFETARYLGGVSAPVSIFASRDDEIVPIEQSHALKAKAPRLAVYKEYSGYNHAEILGSDRFIADVSKVC is encoded by the coding sequence ATGACGGTAGTCCTGACGGTACTCGGTACGATCCTCCTGCTCTGGGGCATTCTTTTTCTTGTGTGGCCCCGGCTGGTCTTCGCCCCCGTATACTACCCGAACCGCGACGCCTTTCACCTGCATCCGGAGCGGTTCCATGGGCTCGAACGGGTGCGCGGCGGCAACGTCGTGCTCGAAGGCGTCGTTTATGAGCCGGAGTCGCCCCGCTGTACCGTCTTTTATTTCGGCGGCAAGGAGCAGGACAGCGTCGCGCTGGTCGGCAAGCTCAGCGAGCGCTTTCCCGCCTGGCGCATCATCGCCTTCAACTACCGCGGCTACGGGCGCAGCGGCGGCAGACCCGGCGAACGGCTTCTGCTTGAAGACGCCGTGGCCCTGGTGGCGTACGCGCGGGAGCGTTTCGGCCCGCTGATGCTGATGGGCTACAGTCTCGGCAGCAGCGTGGCCGCCTATGCCGCCTCGCGTACCAGCGTGACGCAGCTCATTCTCGTCGCACCCTTTTACGACGTTCCCTCCCTGGCGCGGCTCAGGATCCCCTATCTGCCCGCCTGGATGATGCGCTGCCGTTTCGAGACGGCCCGGTACCTCGGCGGCGTTTCGGCGCCGGTGAGCATCTTCGCCAGCCGGGACGACGAGATCGTGCCGATCGAACAGAGCCATGCGCTGAAGGCGAAAGCGCCGCGGTTAGCTGTCTATAAAGAATACAGCGGGTACAATCATGCAGAAATACTCGGCAGCGATCGTTTCATCGCCGACGTCTCAAAGGTGTGCTGA
- the hemH gene encoding ferrochelatase: protein MAKNAVILLNMGGPNDLYEVQTFLHNMFNDPNILTMKSGLLRRFIASVITSNRTKSAQEVYQKLGGKSPIAGITKKLVAALQVKLGEEVVVDFAMRYTPPFADVSIARLKAAGVTHVYLIPLYPQYSTTTTKSSLEDYEARMHALGFKALVTEIKHFYANAAYNAVIIDRIREAMAGADAGAFELIFSAHGLPQKIVDKGDPYEHHVTEHVALLKPMLEAAGLAFADIHIAYQSKVGPMKWLEPSLEQKLESLERKKVLVFPIAFTIDNSETLYELDMEYREVAEELGFEDYRVAACPNDHPLFVEALVSLYGKMRA from the coding sequence ATGGCCAAAAATGCAGTCATATTGCTTAATATGGGAGGCCCGAACGACCTCTACGAGGTCCAGACCTTCCTGCATAACATGTTCAACGACCCCAATATCCTGACGATGAAGAGCGGCCTGCTGCGGCGCTTCATCGCCAGCGTCATTACCTCGAACCGCACGAAAAGCGCGCAGGAGGTCTACCAGAAACTCGGCGGAAAGTCGCCGATCGCCGGCATCACCAAGAAACTCGTCGCGGCGCTGCAGGTGAAGCTGGGCGAAGAGGTTGTCGTCGACTTTGCCATGCGCTATACGCCGCCCTTCGCGGATGTTTCCATCGCCCGCCTGAAAGCGGCGGGGGTGACGCATGTCTACCTGATCCCGCTCTACCCGCAGTACTCGACGACAACGACAAAGTCCTCTCTGGAAGATTATGAAGCGCGGATGCACGCCCTGGGGTTCAAGGCCCTGGTGACGGAGATCAAGCACTTTTACGCCAACGCGGCGTACAACGCGGTCATCATCGACCGTATCCGCGAGGCGATGGCCGGCGCGGACGCGGGGGCGTTCGAGCTGATCTTCTCCGCGCACGGGCTGCCGCAGAAGATCGTCGACAAGGGCGACCCCTATGAGCACCATGTCACCGAACACGTTGCGCTGCTGAAGCCGATGCTCGAAGCGGCGGGACTTGCCTTTGCCGACATCCATATCGCCTACCAGTCCAAGGTGGGGCCGATGAAGTGGCTGGAGCCCTCTTTGGAGCAGAAGCTCGAAAGCCTGGAGCGCAAGAAAGTGCTCGTCTTCCCGATCGCCTTTACGATCGACAACTCCGAGACCCTCTACGAACTCGATATGGAGTACCGCGAAGTCGCGGAGGAACTTGGGTTCGAGGATTACCGCGTAGCGGCCTGTCCGAACGACCATCCGCTGTTTGTAGAGGCGCTGGTATCGCTCTACGGCAAGATGCGCGCCTGA
- a CDS encoding response regulator produces the protein MIKLRRLLVAAMFLAAGAFAALNQAISIGAFSNADAAQSRIAEVKKHLMQDEAVAALITAKSFSFTVEQVKGLYRSELTGFADAGDLPVVMERVKGVVPDAYYVSRTTAASDTATAPVPVQEEDGVFVVDETDAVVEEVPLAAAPEAAEVPEAAPEKVIPEAAAVDELPAPAASTEVTASNELPEPPLDGTSSMLLYSILLAAVALLILLYVARRKRTSNDFFPQHEKEDFEELAEKFAASSSAAHAPETETALEEPEAPESAPAEEHFEPEPAVEIEETPFYEEPAAEPEPVVFETPEETVAETTPETAEEVPEAPAEPAAAPAETVSRKKRSLPADLGSVTKERLAEFAGNRLLIAEDNLINQKVISRLLEGSGMEIVIANNGQEALDMLNADPGYNMVLMDAHMPVMDGFEATRAIRQDPRFDAITVVALSGDVGADDIRKMREAGMEEQLAKPLRVDALYEVMYQYLNLASEAAETAEDETLPELKTHEYDGVFNASVGLDICAGDKVMYAEILDEFVASYNEADNLVRTYIRANDDARLVAFMLDVKGVASNIGADALAEAAETLREAVLINRVEEYTKLADAFASTLHKTMAAIDSFKTTL, from the coding sequence ATGATTAAGTTACGTCGTCTTCTTGTTGCCGCTATGTTCCTGGCCGCCGGAGCATTTGCCGCACTCAACCAGGCTATTTCCATCGGTGCCTTCAGCAACGCCGATGCCGCCCAGTCACGCATTGCAGAGGTCAAAAAGCATCTCATGCAGGATGAAGCCGTCGCTGCGCTCATTACCGCAAAGAGCTTCAGCTTCACCGTCGAGCAGGTGAAAGGGCTCTATCGTTCCGAACTGACCGGGTTCGCAGATGCCGGCGATCTTCCCGTCGTTATGGAACGTGTCAAGGGTGTCGTCCCCGACGCCTATTATGTCAGCCGTACTACTGCCGCAAGCGACACAGCGACGGCACCGGTTCCGGTCCAGGAGGAAGACGGCGTCTTCGTCGTCGATGAAACGGATGCTGTCGTCGAGGAAGTCCCTCTTGCCGCAGCGCCGGAAGCAGCCGAAGTTCCCGAAGCCGCGCCCGAAAAGGTTATCCCGGAAGCTGCAGCCGTGGACGAACTCCCCGCCCCCGCCGCTTCGACCGAAGTCACCGCCAGCAACGAGCTGCCCGAACCGCCGCTGGACGGTACCTCCTCGATGCTGCTGTACAGCATCCTCCTCGCCGCCGTCGCCCTGCTGATCCTGCTCTACGTCGCCCGCAGGAAACGGACCTCCAACGACTTCTTCCCCCAGCATGAAAAAGAGGACTTCGAAGAGCTTGCCGAAAAATTCGCCGCTTCTTCGTCCGCTGCGCATGCCCCTGAAACGGAAACGGCTCTTGAGGAGCCCGAAGCACCGGAGAGTGCGCCCGCTGAAGAGCACTTCGAACCCGAACCGGCGGTCGAAATAGAAGAGACGCCGTTCTATGAGGAGCCGGCCGCCGAACCGGAACCGGTCGTCTTCGAAACCCCGGAGGAGACAGTCGCCGAGACCACCCCGGAAACGGCGGAAGAAGTTCCAGAAGCGCCGGCGGAGCCCGCCGCCGCACCGGCAGAAACCGTTTCACGCAAGAAACGCAGCCTGCCGGCGGACCTGGGTTCCGTGACCAAGGAGCGGCTGGCCGAATTCGCCGGCAACCGCCTGCTCATCGCCGAGGACAACCTGATCAACCAGAAGGTGATCTCCCGTCTTCTGGAAGGGAGCGGCATGGAGATCGTCATCGCCAATAACGGCCAGGAAGCCCTGGACATGCTCAATGCGGATCCCGGCTACAACATGGTCCTGATGGATGCGCACATGCCGGTCATGGACGGGTTTGAGGCAACACGGGCCATTCGCCAGGATCCCCGTTTTGACGCCATTACGGTTGTCGCATTGAGCGGGGACGTCGGGGCCGACGACATCCGCAAGATGCGTGAAGCCGGCATGGAGGAGCAGCTGGCCAAGCCGCTGCGGGTCGACGCCCTTTACGAAGTGATGTACCAGTACCTCAACCTCGCTTCGGAAGCGGCCGAAACGGCGGAGGATGAAACACTTCCGGAACTGAAGACCCACGAGTACGACGGGGTCTTCAATGCCTCCGTCGGTCTGGACATCTGCGCCGGTGACAAGGTGATGTATGCGGAGATCCTGGATGAGTTTGTCGCATCGTACAATGAGGCGGACAACCTGGTCCGAACCTATATCAGAGCCAATGACGACGCGAGGCTCGTCGCCTTTATGCTCGACGTCAAAGGCGTCGCATCCAACATCGGCGCCGACGCCCTTGCCGAAGCCGCGGAGACCCTGCGCGAAGCGGTGCTTATCAACCGTGTCGAAGAGTATACAAAGCTCGCCGACGCCTTTGCCTCCACTCTGCACAAAACGATGGCCGCCATCGACAGCTTCAAAACGACGCTCTAA